A DNA window from Lutra lutra chromosome 8, mLutLut1.2, whole genome shotgun sequence contains the following coding sequences:
- the LOC125107267 gene encoding LOW QUALITY PROTEIN: olfactory receptor 6C2-like (The sequence of the model RefSeq protein was modified relative to this genomic sequence to represent the inferred CDS: inserted 2 bases in 1 codon), with translation MRNSTITTFILLGLTDDPELQVPIFIFLFLTYTLSVTGNLTIIILTFVDSHLKTPMYFFLKNFSFLQISFISAIIPRYVYSIATGDNVITYNACVIKCFLPTLXGVSEFFMLAAMSYDRYVAICKPLHYVIIMSNSACRTLIICSWMAGLCIIIPPLSLGLNLKFCDSNIIDHFGCDACPLVKISCSDTWFMEWTVIICAVLTLNMTLTCVVLSYAYIIKTIFRFPSVQQRKKAFSTCSSHMIVVSITYGTCIFIYMNPTAKEKVTINKVVSLLIFSISPTLNPFIYTLRNNQVKKAFEDSVKRICLTLN, from the exons ATGAGAAACAGTACAATAACAACATTCATTCTGCTGGGACTTACGGATGACCCTGAGCTGCAAGTTCcgatttttatctttctctttctgacctaCACACTGAGTGTAACTGGAAACTTGACCATCATTATACTCACTTTTGTGGATTCCCACCTTAAAACACCCatgtactttttcttaaaaaatttctccttcttgCAGATCTCCTTCATATCTGCCATTATTCCCAGATATGTGTATAGCATAGCAACAGGTGACAACGTTATTACCTATAATGCTTGTGTCATCAAGTGTTTTTTACCGACTCT TGGGGTATCAGAGTTTTTTATGCTAGCCGCCAtgtcctatgaccgctatgtggccatctgcaaaccctTGCATTATGTGATCATCATGAGCAACAGTGCCTGCAGGACTCTCATCATCTGTTCTTGGATGGCTGGTTTATGTATAATAATCCCACCTCTTAGCCTGGGtttaaatctaaaattttgtGACTCTAACATAATTGATCATTTTGGCTGTGATGCATGTCCCTTAGTGAAAATCTCATGTTCAGATACATGGTTCATGGAATGGACAGTTATAATCTGTGCTGTGCTGACCTTGAATATGACACTTACATGTGTGGTTCTGTCATATGCTTATATCATCAAGACAATTTTTAGATTCCCTTCTGttcaacaaaggaaaaaggcCTTTTCAACCTGTTCTTCCCACATGATTGTGGTCTCCATCACCTATGGCACATGCATTTTCATCTATATGAATcctacagcaaaggaaaaagtgacCATTAATAAAGTGGTTTCActgctcattttctctatttcaccTACCTTGAACCCATTTATTTATACTTTGAGAAACAATCAAGTTAAGAAAGCCTTTGAGGACTCAGTCAAAAGAATTTGCCTtactctcaattaa
- the LOC125107218 gene encoding olfactory receptor 6C2-like, whose translation MRNHTSLTSFILLGLTDDPQLQILIFIFLLITYMLSITGNLTIIILILMDSHLKTAMYFFLQNFSFLEISFTSACIPRFLYSLATGDRTITYNACACQLFFTYLFGVTEFFLLAAMSFDRYIAICKPLYYMIMNHRVCKRLIFCCWMTTLLVILPPLSLGLDLDFCDSNAIDHFACDANPILKISCSDTWFIEQMIIVCSVLIFIMTLVCVILSYLYIIRTILRFPSAQQRTKAFSTCSSHMIVVSITYGSCIFVYIKPSAKDEMAINKGVFMLTTSISPMLNPFIYTLRNKQVKQAFNDLVKRFILLSKN comes from the coding sequence ATGAGAAACCATACATCACtaaccagtttcattcttctgggaTTGACAGATGACCCTCAACTACAgattctgatttttatatttctacttattACCTACATGTTGAGTATAACTGGAAACCTGACCATCATCATTCTCATATTAATGGATTCTCACCTTAAAACTGCAATGtacttttttctccaaaatttttccttcttagaaatCTCATTCACTTCTGCCTGTATTCCTAGATTCTTGTACAGTTTAGCAACAGGTGATAGGACTATTACCTATAATGCTTGTGCATGCCAACttttttttacatatctttttgGAGTAACAGAATTTTTTCTCCTTGCTGCCATGTCCTTTGATCGATACATAGCCATCTGCAAACCCTTGTATTACATGATCATGAACCACAGGGTCTGCAAAAGGCTAATCTTCTGTTGTTGGATGACTACTTTGTTGGTCATACTCCCACCACTTAGCTTAGGACTGGACCTGGATTTCTGTGACTCTAATGCCATTGACCACTTTGCCTGTGATGCTAATCCTATCCTGAAGATCTCATGCTCAGATACATGGTTCATTGAGCAGATGATTATTGTGTGCTCTGTGTTAATCTTCATTATGACtcttgtgtgtgtgattttgtcCTACCTGTATATCATCAGAACAATTCTAAGATTCccctctgcccagcaaaggacTAAAGCTTTTTCTACCTGTTCTTCCCACATGATTGTAGTTTCTATCACCTATGGAAGCTGTATCTTTGTCTATATCAAACCTTCAGCAAAAGATGAAATGGCCATTAATAAGGGCGTATTTATGCTCACTACTTCCATTTCACCCATGttaaatccatttatttatacTCTGAGGAACAAACAAGTGAAACAAGCCTTTAATGACTTAGTCAAAAGATTTATATTGCTCTCAAAGAACTAG
- the LOC125107217 gene encoding LOW QUALITY PROTEIN: olfactory receptor 6C2-like (The sequence of the model RefSeq protein was modified relative to this genomic sequence to represent the inferred CDS: inserted 4 bases in 2 codons): MRNHTSLTSFILLGLTDDPQLQILIFIFLLITYMLSITGNLTIIILILMDSHLKTAMYFFLQNFSFLEISFTSACIPRFLYSLATGDRTITYNACACQLFFTYLFGVTEFFLLAAMSFDRYIAICKPLYYMIIMNHRVCKRLIFCCWMTTLLVILPPLSLGLDLDFCDSNAIDHFACDANPILKISCSDTWFIEQMIIVCSVLIFIMTLXCVILSYLYIIRTILRFPSAQQRTKAFSTCSSHMIVVSITYGSCIFVYIKPSAKDEMAINKGIXMLTTFSPMLNPFIYTLRNKQVKQAFNDLVKRFILLSKN; this comes from the exons ATGAGAAACCATACATCACtaaccagtttcattcttctgggaTTGACAGATGACCCTCAACTACAgattctgatttttatatttctacttattACCTACATGTTGAGTATAACTGGAAACCTGACCATCATCATTCTCATATTAATGGATTCTCACCTTAAAACTGCAATGtacttttttctccaaaatttttccttcttagaaatCTCATTCACTTCTGCCTGTATTCCTAGATTCTTGTACAGTTTAGCAACAGGTGATAGGACTATTACCTATAATGCTTGTGCATGCCAACttttttttacatatctttttgGAGTAACAGAATTTTTTCTCCTTGCTGCCATGTCCTTTGATCGATACATAGCCATCTGCAAACCCTTGTATTACATGATCATCATGAACCACAGGGTCTGCAAAAGGCTAATCTTCTGTTGTTGGATGACTACTTTGTTGGTCATACTCCCACCACTTAGCTTAGGACTGGACCTGGATTTCTGTGACTCTAATGCCATTGACCACTTTGCCTGTGATGCTAATCCTATCCTGAAGATCTCATGCTCAGATACATGGTTCATTGAGCAGATGATTATTGTGTGCTCTGTGTTAATCTTCATTATGACTCT GTGTGTGATTTTGTCCTACCTGTATATCATCAGAACAATTCTAAGATTCccctctgcccagcaaaggacTAAAGCTTTTTCTACCTGTTCTTCCCACATGATTGTAGTTTCTATCACCTATGGAAGCTGTATCTTTGTCTATATCAAACCTTCAGCAAAAGATGAAATGGCCATTAATAAGGGTAT TATGCTCACTACTTTTTCACCCATGttaaatccatttatttatacTCTGAGGAACAAACAAGTGAAACAAGCCTTTAATGACTTAGTCAAAAGATTTATATTGCTCTCAAAGAACTAG